The following coding sequences lie in one Sinorhizobium fredii USDA 257 genomic window:
- a CDS encoding SDR family oxidoreductase — MALELFDLRGRRALVTGSSQGIGFALARGLADAGAEVVLNGRDAAKLAEAAERIAGARKLAFDATDHEAVRSAVDGFEADLGPIDILVNNAGMQHRTPLEDFPADAFERLLRTNISTVFNVGQAVARHMIKRGAGKIINIASVQTALARPGIAPYTATKGAVGNLTKGMATDWAKYGLQCNAIAPGYFDTPLNAALVADPTFSAWLEKRTPAGRWGKVEELVGACIFLASNASSFVNGHVLYVDGGITASL; from the coding sequence ATGGCCCTTGAACTGTTCGATCTCAGAGGCCGGCGGGCACTTGTCACCGGCTCATCGCAGGGCATCGGCTTTGCGCTGGCACGCGGCCTCGCCGATGCCGGTGCAGAAGTCGTCCTGAACGGGCGGGATGCGGCAAAGCTCGCCGAAGCCGCAGAGCGCATTGCCGGGGCGCGAAAGCTCGCCTTCGACGCCACCGATCATGAAGCGGTGCGCAGCGCCGTGGACGGCTTCGAGGCGGACCTCGGGCCGATCGACATTCTCGTCAACAATGCCGGCATGCAGCATCGCACGCCGCTCGAGGATTTTCCCGCCGACGCCTTCGAGAGGCTGCTCAGGACCAATATTTCGACGGTCTTCAACGTCGGCCAGGCGGTGGCGCGGCACATGATCAAGCGCGGCGCCGGCAAGATTATCAACATCGCCAGTGTCCAGACAGCGCTTGCCCGCCCCGGGATCGCCCCCTACACGGCCACAAAGGGCGCAGTCGGCAATCTCACCAAGGGCATGGCGACCGACTGGGCGAAATACGGACTGCAGTGCAACGCCATTGCGCCGGGCTATTTCGATACGCCGCTCAACGCCGCCCTGGTCGCCGATCCGACTTTCTCGGCATGGCTTGAAAAGCGCACGCCGGCCGGCCGCTGGGGCAAGGTGGAGGAGCTGGTCGGCGCCTGCATCTTCCTCGCCTCGAACGCTTCCTCTTTCGTGAACGGACATGTGCTCTATGTCGACGGCGGCATCACCGCATCTCTCTGA
- a CDS encoding SulP family inorganic anion transporter: MKLTLASYKREWFSNIRGDVLSGIVVALALIPEAIGFSVIAGVDPKVGLFASFAIACVSAFAGGRPGMISAATAATAVLMVTLVKEHGLEYLFAATLLMGMIQIAAGFVKLGRVMRFVSRSVITGFVNALAILIFMAQLPELIGVPHVTYLMIAAGLAIIYLFPYVTKAIPSPLVAIAALTAIAYWSGMDIRTVGDLGELPSNLPIFALPQVPLTLETLQIIFPYSVALAAVGLLESLLTAQIVDDMTDTTSNKSQECIGQGASNIASGLIGGMGGCAMIGQSVINVTSGGLGRLSTFVAGAFLLFLILVLDDLVRIIPMAALVAVMIMVSAGTFSWRSILDLSRNPLPSSIVMLATVITTVGTHDLAKGVLVGVLLSGVFFAGKVARLFHVRSTLAEGGKLRTYYVDGEIFFASTEAFIAAFDFAEPLAKVVIDVADAHLWDITAVGAVDKVVLKYRRHGVAVEVIGLNEASAHMLDRFAVHDKSGDASLATPAH, from the coding sequence ATCGCCGGCGTGGATCCGAAGGTCGGGCTGTTCGCCTCCTTCGCCATTGCCTGTGTCTCCGCCTTCGCCGGCGGCCGGCCCGGCATGATCTCGGCGGCAACCGCCGCCACCGCTGTGCTGATGGTCACCCTGGTCAAAGAACACGGCCTCGAATACCTTTTCGCCGCAACCTTGCTGATGGGCATGATCCAGATCGCAGCCGGTTTCGTGAAACTTGGCCGGGTGATGCGCTTCGTCTCGCGATCGGTGATCACCGGTTTCGTCAATGCGCTTGCTATCCTGATCTTCATGGCACAGCTTCCGGAACTCATCGGCGTGCCACACGTGACGTATCTGATGATCGCCGCCGGGCTCGCGATCATCTATCTCTTCCCCTATGTCACGAAGGCAATTCCTTCGCCGCTGGTGGCCATCGCCGCCCTGACCGCCATCGCCTATTGGAGCGGTATGGACATCCGCACCGTCGGCGATCTTGGCGAACTGCCGTCGAACCTGCCAATCTTTGCCCTGCCGCAGGTGCCCCTCACCCTCGAGACGCTACAGATCATCTTCCCCTATTCGGTGGCGCTCGCCGCGGTCGGGCTGCTCGAATCCCTGCTGACCGCTCAGATCGTCGACGACATGACCGACACGACGAGCAACAAGAGCCAGGAATGCATCGGCCAGGGAGCCAGCAATATCGCTTCCGGCCTGATCGGCGGCATGGGCGGCTGTGCGATGATCGGCCAATCGGTGATCAACGTCACTTCCGGCGGGCTCGGGCGGCTTTCGACTTTCGTCGCCGGTGCCTTCCTCCTGTTCCTGATTTTGGTGCTTGACGACCTGGTGCGGATCATCCCGATGGCGGCATTGGTTGCGGTGATGATCATGGTCTCGGCCGGAACCTTCTCCTGGCGTTCGATCTTGGACCTCAGCCGCAATCCGCTCCCCTCATCGATTGTCATGCTGGCGACAGTCATCACCACCGTCGGGACGCACGATCTGGCCAAGGGCGTCCTCGTCGGCGTGCTGCTTTCCGGCGTGTTTTTTGCCGGCAAGGTCGCGCGTCTCTTTCATGTCCGCTCGACGCTCGCCGAGGGCGGTAAGCTGCGCACCTACTATGTCGACGGCGAAATCTTTTTCGCGTCTACCGAGGCTTTCATCGCGGCCTTCGACTTCGCCGAGCCTTTGGCGAAGGTCGTCATTGACGTGGCTGACGCGCATCTCTGGGACATCACCGCCGTCGGCGCGGTGGATAAGGTCGTCCTCAAATACCGCCGCCATGGCGTTGCCGTCGAGGTGATCGGTCTCAATGAGGCAAGCGCCCATATGCTCGACCGCTTCGCTGTGCATGATAAAAGTGGCGACGCGTCGCTGGCCACGCCGGCGCATTAG
- a CDS encoding SMP-30/gluconolactonase/LRE family protein — protein MSFFEVVDARFKSFVMGNAPLKQIATGFDWVEGPVWFGDAGCLLFSDIPNNRILRWLPGVGISTFRSPSNYANGHTRDREGRLVSCEHGTRRVTRTELDGSITVIADSYQGKRLNSPNDVVVTTDGSIWFTDPHYGIMTDYEGFRAEQELPCNVYRVRPSGTIETVLTDFACPNGLAFSPDESRLYVADTGRMFSSDPQHIRAFDVGADGALSDGEVFHTITPGCADGIRVDSDGNLWSSAADGVHCIAPDGHLMGKILVPELVSNICFGGRAKHQLFITATTSVYTITLNRKGVQYP, from the coding sequence ATGTCGTTCTTCGAGGTGGTGGATGCCCGCTTCAAGTCCTTCGTCATGGGCAATGCGCCCCTCAAGCAGATCGCCACCGGCTTCGATTGGGTCGAGGGGCCGGTCTGGTTCGGCGACGCAGGCTGCCTGCTCTTCTCCGACATTCCCAACAACCGCATCCTCCGCTGGCTGCCGGGCGTCGGCATCTCGACATTCCGAAGCCCTTCGAACTATGCCAATGGCCACACGCGCGACCGGGAAGGCCGGCTGGTCAGCTGTGAGCATGGCACGCGACGCGTGACGCGCACGGAGCTCGACGGATCGATAACGGTCATCGCCGACAGCTACCAGGGCAAGCGGTTGAATTCGCCCAATGACGTGGTGGTGACAACCGACGGGTCGATCTGGTTCACCGATCCGCATTACGGCATCATGACCGACTACGAGGGTTTCCGCGCTGAGCAGGAGTTGCCCTGCAATGTCTACCGGGTCCGCCCGTCCGGTACGATCGAGACGGTTCTGACGGATTTTGCCTGCCCGAACGGTCTCGCCTTCAGCCCGGATGAAAGCCGGCTCTATGTCGCCGATACCGGGCGCATGTTCTCCTCCGACCCGCAGCATATCCGCGCCTTTGACGTCGGCGCCGATGGCGCGCTTTCCGACGGCGAAGTGTTCCACACGATCACGCCCGGCTGCGCCGACGGCATTCGCGTCGACAGCGACGGGAACCTCTGGTCCTCGGCCGCCGACGGCGTCCATTGCATCGCCCCGGACGGACATCTGATGGGCAAAATTCTTGTGCCGGAACTCGTCTCGAATATCTGCTTCGGGGGCCGCGCAAAGCATCAGCTGTTCATAACCGCGACGACCAGCGTCTATACGATCACGCTCAACCGCAAGGGCGTGCAGTATCCTTGA
- a CDS encoding gluconokinase, producing MSTAASPHLSEVPRRMVLMGVAGCGKSSVGAALATRLGAVYRDGDDLHPADNIAKMSQGIPLSDEDRWPWLTRVGEALAAGTRPTIIGCSALKRAYRQHIESKAGAPVTFIHLAGTVEVIEKRMKERQGHFMPPALLASQFAALEPPGPDENAISVDIDQPLDAVVEAIAAQLGGLRE from the coding sequence ATGTCGACGGCGGCATCACCGCATCTCTCTGAGGTTCCCCGGCGCATGGTGCTGATGGGCGTTGCCGGCTGCGGCAAGTCCTCTGTCGGCGCCGCCCTCGCCACGCGCCTCGGCGCCGTCTATCGCGACGGCGACGACCTGCATCCGGCGGACAACATCGCCAAGATGAGCCAGGGCATCCCCCTGTCGGACGAGGACCGCTGGCCATGGCTGACCCGCGTCGGCGAGGCGCTTGCAGCCGGCACCAGGCCAACGATCATCGGCTGCTCGGCGCTGAAGCGCGCCTACCGCCAACACATCGAAAGTAAAGCCGGCGCGCCCGTTACCTTCATCCATCTCGCCGGGACCGTCGAGGTCATCGAGAAGCGAATGAAGGAGCGGCAAGGCCATTTTATGCCGCCGGCGCTGCTCGCCAGTCAGTTCGCGGCGCTTGAGCCGCCGGGACCGGACGAGAATGCAATCAGCGTGGATATCGACCAGCCTCTCGATGCGGTCGTCGAAGCCATCGCTGCCCAACTGGGAGGACTGCGAGAATGA
- a CDS encoding L-idonate 5-dehydrogenase, with protein sequence MKAIVVHGAKDLRIEERAVEAPGPGEVRLRLAVGGVCGSDLHYYNHGGFGAVRLREPMILGHEVSAYVEALGPGVDGLKTGQLVAVSPSRPCRTCRYCQEGLHNQCLNMRFYGSAMPFPHIQGAFREVLVADAVQCVPADGLTPGEAALAEPLAVALHATRRVGEMLGKRVLVTGCGPIGVLAILTARRAGAAEIVATDLSDFTLALAKKAGADRVINMKSEPDALAPYGAEKGSFDVLYECSGAAPALTAGIAALRPRGIIIQLGLGGDMSLPMMAITAKELELRGSFRFHEEFAIGVRLMQQGLIDVKPLITHTVPLAEAVTAFELASDRSQAMKAQIAFS encoded by the coding sequence ATGAAAGCTATCGTCGTTCATGGCGCAAAGGACCTGCGCATCGAGGAGCGGGCAGTCGAAGCGCCGGGCCCAGGCGAGGTGCGGCTTCGCCTCGCCGTCGGCGGCGTCTGCGGCAGCGACCTCCACTATTATAACCACGGCGGCTTCGGCGCTGTGCGTCTGCGCGAACCGATGATCCTCGGGCACGAAGTCTCGGCCTATGTGGAAGCGCTCGGTCCGGGCGTTGACGGGCTCAAAACGGGCCAGCTCGTCGCCGTGTCGCCATCGCGGCCATGCCGCACCTGCCGCTATTGCCAGGAAGGGCTGCACAATCAGTGCCTCAACATGCGCTTTTACGGCAGTGCCATGCCGTTTCCGCATATCCAGGGCGCGTTTCGCGAGGTGTTGGTCGCCGACGCCGTTCAATGCGTGCCGGCCGATGGCCTGACACCCGGCGAGGCGGCGCTTGCCGAACCGTTGGCGGTGGCGCTGCATGCGACGCGCCGGGTCGGGGAAATGCTCGGCAAGCGGGTTCTCGTCACCGGCTGCGGGCCGATCGGGGTGCTTGCAATTCTGACCGCGCGGCGTGCCGGTGCGGCCGAGATCGTCGCCACCGATCTTTCCGACTTCACCCTGGCGCTGGCGAAAAAGGCCGGTGCGGATCGGGTCATCAACATGAAGAGCGAGCCGGATGCGCTCGCCCCCTATGGCGCCGAAAAGGGCAGCTTCGACGTTCTCTACGAGTGCTCCGGAGCGGCGCCAGCACTGACCGCCGGCATTGCCGCGCTTCGGCCGCGCGGCATCATCATCCAGCTGGGGCTCGGCGGCGACATGAGCCTGCCGATGATGGCGATCACCGCCAAGGAGCTCGAACTGCGCGGCTCCTTCCGCTTTCACGAGGAATTCGCCATCGGCGTCCGGCTGATGCAGCAGGGACTGATCGACGTCAAGCCGCTGATTACCCACACGGTGCCGCTGGCCGAAGCGGTTACCGCCTTCGAACTGGCGAGCGACCGCAGCCAGGCGATGAAGGCGCAGATCGCCTTTTCCTGA
- a CDS encoding 2-hydroxyacid dehydrogenase, translating into MSKPNILQVGPYPEWDEGPLNEAFAVHRYFDAADKARFLAEVGPGVRGIATRGELGATRAMIEACPGLEVISVYGVGFDAVDLAACRERGVRVTNTPDVLTNDVADLGVAMMLCLSRGMIRAESWVKDGSWAAKGLYPLKRRVWGRRAGVLGLGRIGYEVAKRLKGFDMDIAYSDVEPKSYASEWEFIADPVALAACSDFLFVTLAASAATRHIVGREVIAALGAEGMLVNISRASNLDEEALLEALENKTLGSAALDVFEGEPALNPRFLALDNVLLQPHHASGTIETRKAMGQLVRDNLAAHFAGKPLLTPVL; encoded by the coding sequence TTGAGCAAGCCGAATATTCTGCAGGTCGGGCCCTATCCGGAGTGGGACGAGGGCCCGTTGAACGAGGCTTTCGCGGTGCATCGCTATTTCGATGCGGCGGACAAGGCGCGGTTCCTCGCCGAAGTCGGTCCCGGCGTGCGGGGGATTGCCACGCGTGGCGAGCTCGGCGCAACCCGCGCGATGATCGAGGCCTGCCCGGGGCTCGAAGTCATATCCGTCTATGGCGTTGGCTTCGATGCGGTGGACCTTGCCGCCTGCCGTGAACGCGGCGTGCGCGTCACCAACACGCCGGACGTCTTGACCAACGACGTCGCCGATCTCGGTGTGGCGATGATGCTGTGCCTGTCGCGCGGCATGATCCGCGCGGAAAGCTGGGTGAAGGACGGCAGTTGGGCCGCCAAGGGCCTCTATCCGCTGAAGCGGCGTGTCTGGGGCCGGCGCGCCGGCGTGCTCGGGCTGGGCCGGATCGGCTATGAGGTGGCCAAACGCCTCAAGGGCTTCGACATGGACATCGCATATTCCGACGTCGAACCGAAGTCCTACGCCTCCGAATGGGAGTTTATCGCCGATCCGGTGGCGCTTGCGGCGTGCTCGGACTTCCTCTTCGTTACGCTTGCCGCCTCGGCCGCGACGCGCCATATCGTCGGCCGCGAGGTGATCGCGGCGCTCGGCGCCGAGGGCATGCTGGTCAACATTTCCCGCGCCTCCAACCTCGACGAGGAGGCGCTGCTCGAAGCGCTGGAGAACAAGACCCTCGGCTCGGCGGCGCTCGACGTCTTCGAAGGCGAGCCGGCACTCAACCCGCGCTTCCTCGCGCTCGACAATGTGCTGCTCCAGCCGCACCATGCCTCGGGCACCATCGAGACGCGCAAGGCGATGGGCCAGCTGGTGCGCGACAATCTCGCCGCGCATTTTGCCGGCAAGCCGCTGCTGACGCCCGTTCTCTAA